One Antiquaquibacter oligotrophicus genomic region harbors:
- a CDS encoding ABC transporter ATP-binding protein has product MADRTFAEAGADLELVGINKRFPGFTAIEDLDLVIPAGSFFALLGPSGCGKTTTLRLVAGLEQPTAGRILIGGKDVTSVKPFKRPVNTVFQSYALFPHMTVLENVAFGLRRRKIGDPLGKAHEALRLVELDHLASRRPQQLSGGQQQRVALARAVVNRPALLLLDEPLGALDLKLRRQMQTELKTIQDEVGLTFLHVTHDQEEAMTMADTVAVMNKGAIEQMGAPEELYELPKTAFVANFLGQSNLFTGSVTSSTGGSIVVDVAGVKIEVPKERAQRHTGRVTIGVRPEKLMLATSAPTAAPGTNILGPGRVIDVSFSGVSTQYQIAIPGVGPVTVFAQNMVFGPVVHEGAEVWVSWTVDHGFGLADEPEAAPRFASDADTSSIALQTRKDLLAEIEEA; this is encoded by the coding sequence ATGGCCGACCGCACCTTCGCTGAGGCCGGAGCCGATCTCGAACTCGTCGGCATCAACAAGCGGTTTCCCGGATTCACGGCGATCGAGGACCTCGATCTGGTGATTCCGGCCGGCTCGTTTTTCGCACTTCTCGGGCCGTCCGGGTGCGGCAAGACGACAACTCTCCGCCTCGTCGCGGGACTCGAACAGCCCACCGCTGGTCGCATTCTCATCGGCGGCAAGGATGTGACGAGCGTCAAGCCCTTCAAGCGTCCGGTCAATACGGTGTTCCAGTCGTACGCGCTCTTTCCGCATATGACCGTTCTGGAGAACGTCGCCTTCGGTCTTCGCCGCCGCAAGATCGGCGACCCGCTCGGGAAGGCGCACGAGGCCTTGCGACTCGTGGAACTCGATCATCTCGCGTCTCGTCGACCGCAGCAGCTTTCGGGCGGCCAGCAGCAACGCGTCGCTCTCGCCCGTGCGGTCGTCAACCGCCCAGCGCTGTTGCTCCTCGACGAGCCGCTCGGGGCGCTCGATCTCAAGTTGAGACGACAGATGCAGACCGAGCTCAAAACCATCCAGGACGAGGTCGGCCTGACGTTCCTCCATGTGACGCACGATCAGGAAGAAGCCATGACGATGGCCGACACGGTCGCCGTCATGAACAAGGGCGCCATTGAGCAGATGGGCGCGCCCGAAGAACTGTATGAGTTGCCGAAAACGGCCTTCGTTGCAAACTTCCTCGGGCAGTCGAACCTTTTCACCGGTTCGGTCACCTCGTCGACCGGCGGCTCGATAGTGGTGGACGTCGCTGGTGTGAAGATCGAAGTGCCGAAGGAGCGCGCTCAGCGGCACACGGGGCGTGTGACGATCGGAGTTCGGCCGGAGAAGCTCATGCTCGCCACCTCCGCCCCGACAGCGGCTCCCGGCACCAACATCCTCGGCCCTGGACGGGTTATCGACGTGTCGTTCAGTGGCGTGAGCACCCAGTATCAAATCGCCATTCCCGGGGTCGGGCCGGTGACGGTCTTTGCGCAGAACATGGTCTTCGGCCCCGTCGTCCACGAGGGGGCGGAAGTGTGGGTGTCGTGGACGGTCGATCACGGCTTCGGTCTGGCCGATGAGCCGGAGGCCGCACCCAGATTCGCGTCCGACGCCGACACCTCCTCGATCGCCCTGCAGACGCGCAAGGACCTCCTCGCGGAGATCGAGGAAGCCTGA
- a CDS encoding transaminase, producing MYEDRERLAAAWESELEVFRAARPRSADQWQRAIEHLPDGVPMLWMAKWPGPWPVYVESAGGAHFTCVDGIDHVDLCLGDTGAMCGHAPEASVAAIEAQARRGSTFMLPTEDAAATAELLSARFPLPVWQFSLSATDANRSLIRYARQSTGRRKIAVHDFSYHGTVDEAYATLDADGAVVSRRGNIGAPVPLDETTAVVQFNDIDGLDAVLRTREIAALLIEPALTNIGIVLPDPGYHDAVRELCTRYGTILIIDETHTFSAGAGGLTRELGLEPDALVLGKSIGGGIPAAAWGMTREFSNAVRESLDLEDIDVGGVGGTLAGNALSLAGMRATLERVLTESAFGNMIARSTEWTVGVQKTIDEFDVPWQVTQLGARAEYSFRPTPPRDGREAADADDFELQQYLHLHALNRGILITPFHNMALMCPVTSPADVERHTEAFREAVVSLYG from the coding sequence ATGTACGAGGACCGGGAGCGACTGGCTGCGGCGTGGGAGAGCGAGCTCGAGGTGTTTCGGGCGGCGCGCCCGCGATCTGCCGACCAGTGGCAGCGTGCGATCGAGCACCTGCCCGACGGTGTGCCCATGTTGTGGATGGCGAAATGGCCGGGGCCGTGGCCGGTCTACGTCGAGTCCGCCGGCGGAGCCCATTTCACGTGTGTTGACGGCATCGATCATGTCGACCTGTGCCTCGGTGATACGGGAGCCATGTGCGGCCACGCACCCGAGGCATCCGTCGCGGCGATCGAGGCGCAGGCACGGCGCGGCTCGACCTTTATGCTCCCCACCGAGGATGCCGCGGCGACGGCCGAGCTCCTGAGTGCGCGTTTCCCCCTCCCCGTGTGGCAGTTCTCGCTCTCCGCAACGGACGCGAACCGTAGCCTCATCCGCTACGCGCGTCAGTCGACCGGCAGGCGGAAGATCGCCGTGCACGACTTCAGCTACCACGGCACGGTGGACGAGGCGTATGCGACGCTCGACGCCGACGGTGCCGTGGTTTCACGCCGAGGCAACATCGGTGCACCGGTTCCGCTCGACGAGACGACGGCCGTTGTGCAGTTCAACGACATTGATGGCCTCGATGCGGTACTGCGCACCAGGGAGATTGCGGCGCTGCTCATCGAGCCGGCCCTCACCAACATCGGTATCGTGCTGCCGGATCCCGGCTACCACGACGCGGTGCGCGAGCTGTGCACACGGTACGGCACGATCCTCATCATTGACGAGACCCACACGTTCAGTGCGGGGGCCGGTGGGCTTACTCGCGAGCTCGGCCTGGAGCCTGATGCGCTCGTGCTCGGCAAGAGCATCGGCGGGGGCATCCCCGCCGCCGCATGGGGCATGACGCGCGAGTTCTCGAACGCCGTGCGCGAGTCGCTCGACCTCGAGGACATCGACGTCGGGGGAGTGGGGGGAACCCTCGCCGGCAACGCCCTCTCTCTCGCGGGTATGAGGGCAACACTCGAGCGCGTGCTCACCGAGAGCGCATTCGGCAACATGATCGCTCGCTCCACGGAATGGACCGTGGGCGTTCAGAAGACGATCGACGAGTTCGACGTGCCGTGGCAGGTCACCCAACTCGGTGCGCGGGCGGAGTACAGCTTCCGACCAACGCCGCCGCGCGACGGACGCGAGGCAGCGGATGCCGATGATTTCGAGTTGCAGCAGTACCTGCACCTGCACGCCCTCAATCGCGGCATCCTCATCACACCGTTCCACAACATGGCGCTCATGTGCCCTGTGACGTCTCCCGCCGACGTTGAGAGACACACGGAGGCGTTCCGTGAGGCGGTCGTCAGCCTCTACGGATAA
- a CDS encoding ABC transporter permease — protein MAFAAFGSSTAQPVEQAPRKKSWIAWVLLAPGLAYLALFFLTPFISLILTSLQAPVDFGDVGQYQQAFKIENYATVVAQYWPHFLRAFGYALAATFFALIISYPLAYFIGVTARKWPLLQALMLTLVIAPFFISFLLRTLAWKQLMSDDTPLVQGLKALAILPPDGHLTGTAFSVIFGLTYNFIPFMTLPIYTTLERLDTRYLEAGSDLYATPATTFWKVTLPLSVPGIVSGTLLTFIPASGDFINASSSFLGSTSTQMVGNVIEANFLELLNYPAAAAMSVILMGLILLIVGLYVRRSGTEDLL, from the coding sequence ATGGCCTTCGCAGCCTTTGGATCGTCGACGGCGCAGCCCGTCGAGCAAGCGCCGCGCAAGAAGAGCTGGATCGCCTGGGTGCTTCTCGCGCCGGGCCTCGCCTATCTCGCGCTCTTTTTCCTCACGCCGTTTATCTCTCTCATTCTCACCTCGCTCCAGGCCCCCGTGGACTTCGGCGACGTCGGCCAGTATCAGCAGGCTTTCAAGATCGAGAACTACGCGACGGTTGTCGCCCAGTATTGGCCGCACTTCCTCCGGGCGTTCGGGTACGCGCTCGCCGCGACCTTCTTCGCGCTCATCATCAGTTATCCGCTCGCTTACTTCATCGGCGTGACGGCACGCAAGTGGCCGCTTCTCCAGGCGCTCATGCTCACGCTCGTCATCGCGCCGTTCTTCATCTCCTTCCTCCTGCGTACCCTCGCGTGGAAGCAGCTGATGTCGGATGACACTCCACTCGTGCAGGGGCTCAAGGCGCTCGCGATCCTGCCTCCCGACGGCCACCTGACGGGCACCGCGTTTTCGGTGATCTTCGGACTCACCTACAACTTCATCCCCTTCATGACCCTGCCGATCTACACCACGCTCGAACGTCTCGATACGCGCTACCTCGAGGCGGGTTCCGATCTATATGCGACACCGGCCACGACGTTTTGGAAGGTCACGCTTCCGCTCTCGGTGCCGGGGATCGTCTCGGGCACCCTCCTGACCTTCATCCCGGCATCCGGCGACTTCATCAACGCGAGCTCGAGCTTCCTCGGGTCGACGTCCACACAAATGGTGGGCAACGTGATCGAAGCGAACTTCCTCGAACTGCTGAACTACCCCGCGGCCGCGGCCATGTCGGTAATTCTTATGGGGCTCATCCTTCTCATCGTGGGGCTGTACGTGCGTCGCAGCGGAACGGAGGACCTGCTGTGA
- a CDS encoding 3'-5' exonuclease → MPQPEPAECFISVDVETAGPVPSLYSLLSIGACLVDRPEVSFYVELAPEHEAALPAALEVSKLSMEELAQDGTHPEVAMRQFAEWVDEVTPKGERPVFVGFNAAFDWMFVADYFERHLGRNPFGHAAVDIKAYYMGKAGSTLAQSSMSELSPRYLGGSALSHNALGDARDQAALFRAILADSGAAHDA, encoded by the coding sequence ATGCCCCAACCCGAGCCAGCGGAGTGCTTCATCTCCGTCGACGTCGAGACCGCCGGCCCTGTCCCGAGCCTCTACTCCCTCCTCTCGATTGGTGCGTGCCTCGTCGACCGGCCCGAGGTGTCTTTCTACGTCGAGCTCGCGCCAGAGCACGAGGCTGCGCTTCCCGCTGCTCTCGAGGTATCGAAGCTCTCGATGGAGGAACTCGCTCAGGACGGCACTCACCCCGAGGTCGCTATGCGCCAGTTTGCGGAATGGGTCGACGAGGTGACCCCGAAAGGCGAGCGCCCGGTGTTCGTGGGGTTCAACGCCGCTTTCGATTGGATGTTCGTGGCCGACTACTTCGAACGTCACCTCGGACGCAATCCGTTCGGCCACGCCGCCGTCGACATCAAGGCCTACTATATGGGCAAGGCCGGTTCCACCCTGGCGCAGTCGAGCATGAGCGAGCTCTCGCCTCGATACCTCGGTGGGTCGGCACTCTCCCATAATGCTTTGGGCGACGCACGAGACCAGGCCGCGCTGTTCCGCGCGATTCTGGCGGATTCGGGCGCCGCGCACGACGCCTGA
- a CDS encoding ABC transporter permease — MRSFSLGKWLLPVYAVLALVFLLVPIAYTFVFSFNASVKSNIVWVGFTFDNWINVCSDMSVCNAFGTSILVGVVATIIATALGTLMALALTRYRFRARSSVSLLLFLPMATPEIVLGAGLAAQFLSAGIPKGLGTIIAAHALFCLSFVVVTVKARISSLDPALEEAGRDLYGSSAQVFWRITFPLLLPGIIAAALLSFALSFDDFIITRFNNGAVTTFPIYIYTAAARGVPAEANVIASAVFLLAIVLVIVGQVTQSARRKRLARLG, encoded by the coding sequence GTGAGGTCGTTCTCCCTCGGAAAGTGGCTCCTGCCGGTGTATGCCGTGCTCGCGTTGGTCTTCCTGTTGGTTCCCATCGCCTACACGTTCGTTTTCTCCTTCAACGCGTCGGTGAAGTCGAACATCGTGTGGGTCGGGTTTACCTTCGACAACTGGATCAACGTGTGCTCTGACATGAGCGTGTGTAACGCGTTCGGCACGAGCATCCTGGTCGGTGTTGTTGCGACGATCATCGCGACAGCGCTCGGCACCCTCATGGCACTCGCGCTCACGCGGTACCGCTTCCGCGCGCGTTCATCCGTCAGCCTGCTGCTTTTCCTCCCCATGGCGACCCCCGAGATCGTGCTGGGCGCTGGCCTTGCGGCGCAGTTCTTGTCGGCCGGCATCCCCAAGGGGCTCGGCACGATCATCGCCGCGCACGCGTTGTTCTGCCTGAGTTTTGTTGTCGTGACGGTCAAGGCGCGCATCTCCAGTCTCGATCCCGCACTCGAGGAGGCGGGCCGTGACCTCTACGGCTCGAGCGCCCAAGTCTTCTGGCGTATTACATTCCCGTTGTTGCTCCCGGGAATCATCGCGGCAGCACTGCTCTCCTTCGCGCTGAGCTTCGATGACTTCATCATCACGCGATTCAACAATGGCGCGGTGACGACCTTCCCCATCTACATCTACACGGCCGCCGCGCGTGGTGTGCCGGCGGAGGCGAACGTGATCGCGTCCGCAGTGTTCCTTCTCGCGATCGTCCTGGTGATCGTCGGTCAGGTGACCCAGTCGGCTCGCCGCAAGCGTCTCGCCCGTCTCGGCTGA